A genome region from Manis javanica isolate MJ-LG chromosome 3, MJ_LKY, whole genome shotgun sequence includes the following:
- the GNRH1 gene encoding progonadoliberin-1 isoform X1 — MVLRMERIPKLLAGLILLTICVVGCSSQHWSYGLRPGGKRNVENLIDSFQEMAREVSQPAEPLRPECSIHQPRSPLRDLRGALESLIEEETGQKKI, encoded by the exons ATGGTCCTTAGAATGGAGCGGATTCCGAAACTTCTAGCTGGACTCATTCTGCTGACCATATGTGTGGTGGGCTGCTCCAGCCAACACTGGTCCTACGGACTGCGCCCTGGAGGAAAGAGAAACGTTGAAAATTTGATTGATTCCTTCCAAGAG ATGGCCAGAGAGGTCAGTCAGCCGGCAGAACCTCTGCGCCCCGAATGCTCCATCCACCAGCCCCGCTCTCCCCTCAGGGACCTGAGAGGGGCTCTG GAAAGTCTGATTGAAGAGGAAACTGGGCAGAAGAAGATTTAA
- the GNRH1 gene encoding progonadoliberin-1 isoform X2 gives MERIPKLLAGLILLTICVVGCSSQHWSYGLRPGGKRNVENLIDSFQEMAREVSQPAEPLRPECSIHQPRSPLRDLRGALESLIEEETGQKKI, from the exons ATGGAGCGGATTCCGAAACTTCTAGCTGGACTCATTCTGCTGACCATATGTGTGGTGGGCTGCTCCAGCCAACACTGGTCCTACGGACTGCGCCCTGGAGGAAAGAGAAACGTTGAAAATTTGATTGATTCCTTCCAAGAG ATGGCCAGAGAGGTCAGTCAGCCGGCAGAACCTCTGCGCCCCGAATGCTCCATCCACCAGCCCCGCTCTCCCCTCAGGGACCTGAGAGGGGCTCTG GAAAGTCTGATTGAAGAGGAAACTGGGCAGAAGAAGATTTAA